Proteins encoded within one genomic window of Brassica rapa cultivar Chiifu-401-42 chromosome A09, CAAS_Brap_v3.01, whole genome shotgun sequence:
- the LOC103843811 gene encoding K(+) efflux antiporter 1, chloroplastic, whose product MESASTIQRPSLFHPATSCVSNRLLSPRLISTRFWLPTTYHRSHFAHRLRRNSALSGGALTSSTHLHSSKSICSQARHIHFGFRISCQSNDSLGNVEFEETNGQVEDKDVTVENETDSLEELRDVLQKAIKDLEVARLNSTMFEEKAQRISETAIALKDEAAGVWLQVNKTLDLIRDTVDEQSVAKDALQNATMALSLAEARLQIVEESLEAGGENAVPEASQESVKRDNLEDQEEEALLAAKDDIKQCQLNLANCEAQLRSLQSKKDELQKQVDKLNDLAETIQINALKADEDVANIMKLAEQAVAFELEATQRVNDAQIALQIAEKSLSTSQTPEETQGQLSDEEALLGDEVVLLSNTEDASHQFELESPIHEDISPVQNTAYHMPDKVALKALKLTQPSGSSDLENGKPSVESSKVVESDSEKSKIIGQTKKQETQKDLPKEGSSLNAPKASFNKSSRFFSASFFSSNPDGTTTVFASLVDSVKQQWPKLVFGLALLGAGLTLYSNGVGGNNQLLQQPDVISTSTEDVSSNKKPLIRQVQKLPKRIKKLLAMIPHQEVNEEEASLLDFLFLLLASVIFVPLFQKIPGGSPVLGYLAAGILIGPYGLSIIRNVHATKAIAEFGVVFLLFNIGLELSVERLSSMKKYVFGLGSAQVLVTAAVVGLIAHYVAGQAGPAAIVIGNGLALSSTAVVLQVLQERSESTSRHGRATFSVLLFQDLAVVVLLILIPLISPNSSKGGIGFQAIAEALGLAAVKAAVAITAIIAGGRLLLRPIYKQIAENRNAEIFSANTLLVILGTSLLTARAGLSMALGAFLAGLLLAETEFSLQVESDIAPYRGLLLGLFFMTVGMSIDPKLLLSNFPVVIGTLGLLILGKTILVVVMGKLFGISVISAIRAGLLLAPGGEFAFVAFGEAVNQGIMSPQLSSLLFLVVGISMAITPWLAAGGQLIASRFELHDVRSLLPVESETDDLQDHIIICGFGRVGQIIAQLLSERLIPFVALDVSSDRVTIARSLDLPVYFGDAGSKEVLHKIGAERACAAVVALDAPGANYRCVWALSKYYPNVKTFVRAHDVVHGLNLEKAGATAVVPETLEPSLQLAAAVLAQVKLPTSEIANTINEFRTRHLSELTELCEASGSSLGYGFSRTTTTKPKTQTSDATEENQIIEGSGSLAI is encoded by the exons ATGGAATCTGCTTCTACTATTCAGCGGCCGAGCTTGTTTCATCCTGCCACTTCCTGCGTTTCTAATCGCCTGCTTAGTCCCAGACTAATCAGCACTCGATTCTGGCTTCCAACGACTTATCACAGATCGCACTTTGCTCATCGATTGAGGAGAAATTCAGCTCTGAGTGGTGGTGCTTTGACTTCGAGTACTCATTTACATTCTTCAAAATCAATTTGCTCCCAAGCTAGGCATATCCACTTTGGGTTTAGGATAAGTTGTCAAAGTAATGATTCTCTTGGTAATGTGGAATTCGAAGAAACTAATGGTCAAGTCGAAGATAAGGATGTGACAGTGGAAAACGAAACTGATAGTTTGGAGGAACTCAGGGATGTACTACAGAAGGCTATCAAAGATTTGGAAGTTGCTAGGCTCAACAGTACCATGTTCGAGGAAAAGGCTCAGAGGATTTCTGAAACTGCCATCGCTCTCAAGGACGAAGCCGCTGGTGTCTGGCTTCAGGTTAACAAAACCCTCGATCTCATTCGAGACACCGTTGATGAGCAATCTGTTGCTAAAGATGCTCTTCAAAACGCTACTATGGCCTTATCTCTCGCTGAAGCTAGGCTTCAAATTGTTGAGGAGTCACTTGAAGCTGGCGGAGAGAACGCTGTTCCAGAAGCGTCCCAGGAGTCTGTGAAAAGAGACAATCTTgaagatcaagaagaagaagcactTTTAGCTGCCAAGGATGACATAAAACAATGCCAACTGAATTTAGCGAATTGTGAGGCCCAACTGAGGAGTTTGCAGAGCAAAAAAGACGAGCTGCAGAAACAAGTGGACAAGTTGAATGACCTTGCTGAGACTATACAGATCAATGCCTTGAAAGCAGATGAGGACGTCGCAAATATCATGAAATTGGCTGAACAAGCTGTCGCTTTTGAGCTTGAGGCTACTCAACGAGTTAATGATGCACAGATTGCTTTGCAGATAGCTGAGAAGTCTCTCTCCACCTCGCAGACCCCAGAAGAAACTCAGGGCCAACTCTCCGATGAAGAAGCTCTTCTTGGGGACGAGGTGGTACTCCTAAGTAATACTGAAGATGCTAGCCATCAGTTTGAATTAGAATCACCAATACATGAAGATATATCACCGGTACAGAACACAGCTTATCATATGCCTGATAAAGTTGCTTTGAAGGCTCTAAAACTAACGCAGCCTTCTGGTTCAAGCGATCTTGAGAATGGAAAGCCAAGTGTAGAGTCTTCTAAAGTGGTGGAATCAGATTCTGAAAAGTCAAAGATTATTGGTCAGACGAAAAAGCAGGAAACACAGAAAGATCTTCCAAAAGAGGGTTCttctcttaatgctcccaaggCATCGTTTAATAAATCCTCCCGTTTCTTTTCtgcatctttcttctcttccaaCCCGGATGGGACCACAACAGTTTTTGCAAGTCTGGTTGATTCTGTCAAACAGCAATGGCCCAAGCTAgtttttggtttagcacttctcGGCGCAGG ACTGACATTATACTCCAATGGAGTAGGGGGGAACAATCAACTGCTTCAACAGCCAGATGTTATCAGCACTAGTACAGAAGATGTCTCTTCCAATAAGAAGCCGTTGATACGGCAAGTGCAGAAACTTCCTAAGAGAATTAAGAAACTGCTTGCGATGATCCCTCACCAGGAG GTCAATGAGGAAGAAGCTTCGCTTCTTGATTTTTTGTTCTTACTGCTAGCAAGCGTCATATTTGTGCCTCTATTTCAGAAAATTCCTGGAG GCAGCCCTGTTCTTGGGTATTTGGCAGCTGGAATATTGATTGGTCCTTATGGTCTTTCGATAATCCGTAATGTGCACGCAACCAAGGCCATCGCCGAGTTTGGAGTTGTTTTCTTGCTTTTCAACATTGGCCTTGAG CTATCTGTTGAAAGACTGAGTTCCATGAAGAAGTATGTTTTTGGATTAGGCTCCGCTCAG GTTCTGGTGACAGCGGCAGTAGTTGGATTGATTGCCCATTACGTTGCTGGTCAGGCTGGTCCAGCGGCAATAGTTATAGGAAATGGCCTGGCACTGTCCTCCACCGCTGTTGTCCTTCAG GTTCTACAAGAACGGAGTGAGAGTACATCTAGACATGGACGGGCTACATTTTCCGTTTTGCTTTTTCAG GATCTAGCTGTAGTTGTTTTGCTGATTCTCATCCCACTTATTTCACCTAATTCATCGAAAGGAGGG ATTGGGTTTCAAGCCATTGCTGAAGCTCTTGGACTTGCTGCAGTCAAAGCAGCAGTTGCTATTACTGCCATAATTGCTGGTGGCCGTCTT CTTCTTCGACCAATCTACAAGCAGATTGCAGAAAATCGAAATGCTGAAATATTCTCTGCCAACACACTTCTTGTTATACTTGGGACTAGTTTACTGACAGCTAGG GCGGGACTCTCCATGGCATTAGGAGCGTTTTTGGCTGGTCTACTCCTTGCGGAAACAGAGTTTTCCTTGCAAGTAGAATCAGATATTGCTCCTTATCGTGGTCTTCTGCTGGGTCTTTTCTTCATGACG GTTGGCATGTCTATTGATCCGAAACTTCTTCTCTCTAACTTCCCTGTCGTAATTGGGACTTTGGGACTCTTGATATTGGGCAAGACTATATTAGTCGTTGTCATGGGAAAGTTGTTCGGAATTTCAGTCATATCTGCAATTAGAGCCGGTCTTCTTCTGGCCCCTGGTGGAGAGTTTGCATTTGTTGCTTTTGGAGAAGCTGTCAATCAG GGTATAATGTCTCCTCAGCTATCTTCGTTGCTGTTTCTTGTGGTGGGAATCTCAATGGCTATCACACCTTGGTTAGCTGCTGGTGGCCAGTTAATTGCATCCCGGTTTGAGTTGCATGATGTTAGAAGTTTATTGCCGGTTGAAAGTGAG ACGGATGATTTGCAGGATCACATTATTATTTGCGGATTTGGACGAGTTGGGCAG ATAATTGCTCAGCTTCTCTCAGAAAGACTTATCCCATTCGTTGCCCTCGATGTCAGCAG TGATAGAGTGACTATAGCCCGTTCCTTGGACCTCCCTGTTTATTTTGGAGACGCTGGTAGTAAAGAG GTTCTACACAAAATTGGAGCAGAGAGAGCATGTGCTGCTGTGGTTGCTTTAGACGCACCAGGAGCAAATTACAGATGTGTGTGGGCTCTGAGCAAGTACTACCCCAATGTGAAGACCTTTGTCCGTGCACACGACGTTGTTCATGGTCTTAATCTTGAAAAAGCTGGTGCTACTGCT gtTGTACCGGAGACGCTGGAACCAAGTCTACAGTTGGCAGCTGCTGTTCTTGCTCAG GTGAAGTTACCAACCTCAGAAATAGCAAACACGATCAACGAGTTCAGAACCCGTCACCTATCTGAACTAACGGAG CTATGTGAAGCAAGCGGAAGCTCGCTGGGGTATGGTTTTTCGAGGACGACGACGACTAAGCCTAAAACTCAAACGTCGGATGCAACTGAGGAGAACCAGATCATCGAAGGAAGTGGTTCACTCGCCATCTGA
- the LOC103843812 gene encoding peroxisomal membrane protein 11C, giving the protein MSSSSLERTRAELGLLVVYLNKAEARDKICRAIQYGSKFVSDGQPGTAQNVDKSTSLARKVFRLFKFVNDLHALISPVPKGTPLPLALLGKSKNALLSTFLFLDQIVWLNRTGIYKNKERAELLGRISLFCWMGSSACTSLVELGELGRLSASIKKLEKEIGNKDKHQNEQYRAKLQRSNERSLALIKAGMDFVVAFGLLQLAPKKVTPRVTGAFGFASSLISCYQLLPSHPKSKTV; this is encoded by the exons ATGAGTAGCAGCAGCCTGGAGAGGACGAGAGCAGAGCTAGGACTACTAGTAGTGTATTTGAACAAGGCGGAGGCGAGGGACAAGATATGCAGAGCTATACAGTACGGATCCAAGTTCGTGAGTGATGGACAGCCTGGCACTGCTCAGAATGTCGACAAGTCCACCAGCTTGGCCCGTAAAGTGTTCCGTCTCTTCAAGTTTGTGAATGATCTCCATGCCCTCATCAGCCCTGTTCCCAAAGGCACTCCTCTCCCTCTTGCTCTCCTCGGAAAGTCCAAGAACGCATTGCTCTCTACCTTCTTGTTCCTCGATCAAATTGTCTGGCTTAATAGGACTGGCATTTACAAG AACAAAGAACGAGCTGAGCTTCTTGGACGTATATCCCTCTTCTGTTGGATGGGTTCTTCTGCCTGCACATCCTTAGTCGAGCTTGGGGAGCTTGGTAGGCTCTCTGCCTCTATTAAGAAGCTTGAAAAGGAGATCGGCAACAAGGATAAACACCAA AATGAGCAATACCGCGCGAAACTACAGAGATCAAACGAGAGGTCATTGGCTCTGATCAAAGCCGGAATGGATTTCGTTGTTGCTTTCGGTTTGCTTCAATTGGCTCCGAAGAAAGTCACTCCCCGTGTCACTGGCGCTTTCGGTTTCGCCTCCTCTCTCATCTCTTGTTATCAG TTACTGCCATCGCATCCCAAGTCCAAGACTGTTTAA